A window from Chitinophagales bacterium encodes these proteins:
- the mscL gene encoding large conductance mechanosensitive channel protein MscL — translation MGMLKEFKEFAVKGNMLDLAIAVIIGGAFGAIISSLVDDVITPLLLTPALEKLDAKDIDQLTWGAVKYGKFLAAIIKFVVIAFILFLVVKAMNSMKKKEEAAPAPTPEEITLLREIRDALKK, via the coding sequence ATGGGAATGCTTAAAGAATTCAAAGAGTTTGCTGTAAAAGGCAATATGCTCGACCTGGCGATTGCCGTTATCATCGGTGGTGCCTTTGGGGCCATCATCTCCTCGCTTGTAGACGATGTGATCACGCCGCTTCTTCTTACTCCAGCGCTGGAAAAACTTGATGCGAAAGACATTGACCAACTCACCTGGGGGGCTGTCAAGTATGGTAAGTTTCTGGCCGCTATCATCAAGTTTGTAGTGATCGCCTTTATTCTCTTCCTGGTGGTGAAAGCCATGAACAGTATGAAGAAAAAGGAAGAGGCAGCTCCGGCTCCAACTCCGGAAGAAATTACTTTGCTTCGGGAGATCCGGGATGCATTGAAAAAGTAA